A stretch of Alkalicella caledoniensis DNA encodes these proteins:
- a CDS encoding polyprenyl synthetase family protein produces MDTLADKVQSKVKEYVGHDLDLILEIYKEDKIMAKSFSIFTYLVAKGYGKDEIIAERIAEIMEAFFLATSIHDDIIDCEDKINEKLMDQKLNDRIVLGDYFFVELAVLMGKLTPHLKEDVRDKFLEYFTNEMLVVAKSQMIDQKMIKKKYSIQESLKQSEDRGGSWGRLVMGSVATACEANIKEVQLLTEAANNLFIALTILDDLQDLTDDIKNGIYSLAPSYYLDNHGDISLFNKVKDIKKIKKELQKNGAFKYTLETAKGYGAKASALLDQFLVDKEGMNWFQLKAFFGTIYKQLDALSDTTLVERF; encoded by the coding sequence GTGGATACATTGGCAGATAAAGTTCAGTCAAAAGTGAAAGAGTATGTAGGGCATGACTTAGATTTAATACTGGAAATTTACAAAGAAGACAAAATAATGGCTAAAAGTTTTTCCATATTTACATACTTAGTAGCAAAAGGATATGGGAAGGATGAAATAATAGCAGAAAGAATTGCCGAGATAATGGAAGCATTTTTTTTGGCGACTTCCATCCATGATGATATCATTGATTGTGAAGATAAGATAAACGAAAAACTTATGGATCAAAAACTAAATGACCGTATTGTCCTTGGAGATTACTTTTTTGTTGAGTTAGCTGTGCTCATGGGGAAGCTTACACCCCATCTTAAAGAAGATGTTCGTGATAAGTTTTTAGAGTATTTTACTAATGAAATGCTTGTAGTAGCGAAAAGTCAAATGATAGATCAGAAAATGATAAAGAAAAAATACTCCATACAGGAATCTCTGAAGCAATCAGAAGATAGGGGAGGCAGCTGGGGGAGGCTTGTCATGGGAAGCGTTGCCACAGCTTGTGAGGCCAATATAAAAGAAGTACAGCTTTTAACTGAAGCAGCTAACAATCTTTTTATTGCTCTAACCATTTTAGATGACCTTCAAGACTTAACAGATGATATTAAAAATGGTATTTATAGCTTAGCTCCCAGTTATTACTTAGATAATCATGGTGATATAAGCCTCTTTAACAAAGTAAAAGATATTAAAAAGATTAAAAAAGAACTTCAGAAAAATGGGGCCTTTAAATATACATTGGAGACGGCTAAGGGTTATGGTGCAAAGGCTTCAGCTCTATTAGACCAGTTCTTAGTGGATAAAGAAGGAATGAATTGGTTTCAGCTTAAAGCTTTTTTTGGCACTATATATAAACAACTAGATGCGCTAAGTGATACCACCTTAGTGGAGAGATTTTAA